DNA sequence from the Cohnella herbarum genome:
CGCTCTCCGTATGGAACGTCATTATTATGCGAACCTATTTCCAGACGACCATCCCGCACGAGTTGTTGGAAGCTTCGCAGCTCGACGGCTGCAACGATTTCCGCTTCCTGCTCCGGATCGTCATCCCGTTATCGGGACCGATCATCGCCGTAATCGCGCTGTTCTACGCGGTCGGCCATTGGAACCAATATTTCAACGCGATGATTTACTTGAAAGACCCGCATCTGTATCCTTTGCAATTAATTCTTAGAGACATCCTTGTCCAGAACGAAGTGAAGATCGACATGCTCGGAGACGTGAAATCGGCCGCTGCCCGTCAAGGGCTTCGCGAGCTGCTGAAATACTCCCTCATCGTCGTATCGTCCGTGCCTTTGCTTCTGATTTACCCGTTCGTTCAGAAGTTTTTTGTTAAAGGCGTCATGATTGGATCCATTAAAGGCTAAGGTTTAACCCACTTCGCAATTACTATTGGAGGGTCTATATGAAAAAATCATGGTTTACCCTGATCGCGACAGTCCTTATGCTCTCGGCTGTTCTATCCGCCTGCTCGAGTTCCAACAACGAGAAGAATGCCGCATCCAGCGCGCCGGCGGGAAGCGCGAGCGCCGAGAACAGCTTACTGACGGCACCGGGCACCTACCCGATCACTAACGAAAAAGTAACGCTTAAAGTTATGGTACGCGGCAATCCGCTCGTCGAGGATTTCTCTACGAACGAATTCACCAAATGGTACGAAGAGAAAACGAACGTGCATATCGAATGGGAAGTCGTTCCCGAGCAAAGCATGCAGGAGAAGCTGAACCTCGTGCTGGCGAGCGAAGATTATCCGGACGTCATTTTCGGAATGAACGTATCCCCCGCGCAAGAGATGATCTATGGTTCCCAGGGCGTGTTCCTTCCGCTGAACGACTTGATCGAGAGCCAAGGAACGCAGACGAAGAAGCTGTTCGCCGATCGTCCGGAAATCAAGGACGCGATCACGGCGCCGGGCGGCAACATCTATTCCCTTCCCGAAATCAACGAGTGTTACCACTGTTCCCAGAGCCAGAAAATGTGGATTTACGAGCCTTGGCTGGAGAAACTAGGTTTGAAAATGCCTACGACTACAGAAGAGCTCTACAACGTGTTGAAAGCTTTCAAAACGCAAGATCCTAACGGCAACGGCAAAGCGGACGAAATTCCTTTGTCCATCTCTCCTAAATCTTGGCGGTCTTCCATCGATGCTTTCTTAATGAACTCGTTTATTTATAATCCGATTTACGGTACGACCAAACACCTGTACGTCCAAGACGGCAAGCTGGACGTTTCGTTCACGAAGCCGGAGTGGAAAGAAGGCTTGAAGTATCTGAACAAAATGTACTCGGAAGGCCTGATCGCGCCGGAATCGTTCACGCAAGACGACAACCAGCTCATTCAAATCGGGGAAAATCCGGATACCGTCCTTCTCGGCGCTTCCACCGGCGGACATCAAGGCGTCTTCACGCAATTGCTCGGAGAAAGCGGCCGTTGGAGCGAGTATAAGACCGTTCCCGTATTGAAAGGCCCTGCAGGCGTTCAGTATGCGCCGACTGACGCGACTAGCTTGACGACAGGCTCCTTCCTCATCACGAACAAAGCCAAAAATCCGGAAGTCGCGCTTCGTTGGGCGGACGGACTATACGAATACGAGCACACTTTGCGCAGCAACTACGGTCGTCCGGGCGAAGAATGGCGCGATGCGACCGAAGGAGAGATCGGCATCAACGGCCAACCGGCGAAATGGTCCGAGCTGAAGTCCTTCGGAGAAGTACAGAACGTAAACTGGGCGCAAACCGGCCCTGCCCTTCGCTCCAACGAATTCCGCTTAAGCGCGGTCAGCAAAGGCGAAGACGATCTCGAGGTTATTCTGTATAACGAAACGAAAAACAACTACGAGCCCTACAAAGCGGCGAACATCGCAACCGTTCCTCCGTTGTTCATGACGAACGAGCAAGCGACGGAAGTGGCCGATCTCTCGAAAACCGTTAACGATTACGTGGACGAAATGCTCGCTCGTTTCGTCATCGGCGACGCGGATATCGAGAAGGAATGGGATACTTACGTAAAGACGCTCGATAATATGAATCTTAAGCATCTGCTCGAGGTTTACCAAGAAGCTTACAACGCGCAAACCAAATAAAAAAGTTCTCGGGGGATCCGTTCCGGTATCGGGCGGGTCCTTCCGATTCATCATGGAGACAATGATCAGACAAAACCGGGATGAAGATTTCTAACGACTATTACGAGGATCAATGGGAGGCTATCAGTAATGAGCACAAGAGAAGAGAGGACGAAGTTATTCCTGCAAGATCGGTTCGGCATGTTCATCCATTGGGGCTTGTATTCGATTCCCGCTAGGGGAGAATGGCTACGGGGAAACGAGAAAATGACGTTCGAGCAATACAAAGTCTATTTCGACGAATTCGACGCGGCCCGGTACGATCCTCGGGCTTGGGCTCGGGCGGCGAAAGCGGCCGGGCAGAAATATGCCGTCTTGACGACGAAGCACCACGACGGTTTCTGCTTATTCGATAGCCGACTGACGGATTTCAAAGCGACGAACACGCCGGCCGGACGCGATCTCATTCGCGAATACGTCGATGCCTTCCGCGAAGAAGGGATTTCCGTCGGTCTCTACTATTCGATCATCGACTGGAATCACCCCGATTATCCGGGTTACGGCGACCGGATTCATCCGGATCGCGACAACGAGGCGTCCAAAGACAAACCGATCGACTTCGATCGTTACTTGACCTATATGCACGGGCAGGTTCGCGAATTGCTGACCGACTACGGCAAGATCGACATCATGTGGTTCGACTTCTCCTATGACAACATGACCGGCGAGAAATGGAAAGCGACGGAGCTCATCCGCATGATCCGCTCCATTCAACCGGATATCATCATCGATAATCGTTTGGGCGGCGACATCCGGGCGGCGGAGCCGGAAGAATACGCCGGGGACTTCTACTCGCCGGAGCAGATCATTCCGCCGGGCGGCATCGTGGACGCGAACGGCGTTTCCATTCCATGGGAAGCCTGTATTACGCTGAACGACAACTGGGGTTATCATTCGACGGACCGCGAATACAAATCATCGGCGCAGGTCATTCGTACGCTGGTCGAGTGCGTCAGCAAGAACGGCAACCTGCTGCTTAACGTCGGACCGGACGCGAAAGGCGAAATGACCCGCGATTCTCTGAACGTATTGGAGGAAGTGGGAGAATGGCTGCGATTGAACGGCGAAAGCATATACGGATGCGGAATTTCCGAGCTCGCGAAGCCGGAATGGGGACGTTATACTCAAAGAGGCAACAAACTGTACGCGCACGTATTCGATCGCGGAATCGGGCCGATTTATTTCGCCGGCTTGAAGGGCAAGATCAAGCGCGCAAGGTTATTGCGCGACGGGTCGGAGCTTAAAGTCGAGCTGCCTTGGATGGCGGAGCAATATTCGGACATCGACAGCGGCGCTTTCATTAACTTGAAGGGCGCGAAACTTCCCGATGAGCGGGATACCGTTATTGAATTGGAATTGTTGCCATAATCGAGGAGGGAATTGAGATAATGAACGAACTAACGGGCGGGGCGGAGCCTCTAGTCGAGGAATATCGGGGCGGGTATTTGGAAAATATCCACTACGGACACGTATGCGGCGTAGACGATACCGGAAGCATCGCTTATCGCTCCGGAGATCCGGAGTGGATAACGTTCATGCGCTCCGCGGCTAAACCGATTCAGGCGATCCCTTTTTTCCTGGAAGGCTTCGATAAGAAATTCGGGTTCACGGACGAAGAGCAAGCGATCATGATGGCCTCTCACCGCGCTCTCCCCTATCACGTCGAAGCGCTTGAAGGGATGCTAAGTAAGCTAGGCTTGGACGAGGAAGCGCTCGTCTGTAAACCTACTTATCCTCTGGACGCGAATGCCAGAGATACTTTAGTCGCGGAGAAGAAACCGCAACGAAGGATCTACCACAATTGCTCGGGTAAACACCTCGGGGTGCTATCCTATTGCATCGGAATGGGTCATTCGCTGGAGGACTATTATTCCGCGGACCATCCGGCTCAGAAGCGAATCGCCGCCATTGCGGCCGAGCTCTCCGAATGCCCCATCGAGGATATCCGCATCGGCACGGACGGCTGCGGATTCCCGGTGTTCGGCATGCCGCTTCGGAACATGGCGCTTGCTTTCTTGAAGCTCGCTTGTCCGGATTTGATCGAGGATGGAGCTTTGCGGGAGGCTGTCAAAAAAGTAACGAGGTTGATGAACGCTTATCCGACGTTGATATCGGCCGACTATTTGATCTGCCCGAACCTGCTCATGGACGACAATATCGTCGCGAAGGGCGGCGCCAAAGGCATTTACTGCTTCGCGCTCAAGAAAGAGCGCTTGGCATTCGCCTTAAAAGTGGTCGACGGATCGGAGGACGAGTGGCCGATCGCGGTTGCCTCCATTCTCGAGCAGATCGGGTATGCAAACCAAGATACGATCGCCCGAATGTACAAGATCGGTTCTCCCGATATTCGGAACGATAACGGTCTGATCATCGGCGAGAATCGCAGCGTGTTTACTCTGCGACGGGGGAAAGAAGCATGAACGGCATCGATTGGACATCGGAAGTAAAGCGACGGCAAGAAGCGCTCCTGCGCGACTTGTCGTCGCTTCTTGCCATCCCGAGCGTGAAGGACGAAGCATCGGCTGCCCCCGGCATGCCGCTAGGAATCGAATCCGCCAAAGCGCTGGCATATATGTTGGAGCTGGCCGATCGAGAAGGGCTTCGGACCGCTAACCTGGAGGGAATCGTCGGTTATGCGGAATACGGCGGCGACGGCTCGGGCGATAGCGAGAGCGGAAATCCTGGCAAGGGAGAGTATGCGAATAAGGGCAACGGAGAGAAAGGTCACAACGATTATATCGCGGTGCTTAGCCACGTGGACGTCGTCCCCGCCAGCGGGGAGTGGACTTCCCCTCCTTACGAACCCGCGATACGCGATGGAAGGCTTTACGCGCGCGGCGCCCTGGACGACAAGGGTCCAGCCATCGCAGCTTTGTATGGTTTGCTCATCGTGAAAGAGCTCGGGTTACCGCTTCGTCATCGTATCCGGATCATTATCGGGACGGACGAGGAAACGGGTATGAACTGCATGGAAACCTATAATCGTCTGGAGAGGCCTCCGCTAGCGGGATTCACGCCGGATGCCGACTTCCCGATCGTCCATGCGGAGAAGGGGCAGGTCAATTCCCGGATGACTTTACGGTTTGCCGATGATTCGCCCCCGTCTGCCGAGTCTGAGGCCGAGCTGGAGTCCAAGCTGGAGTCCAAGTCTGTGTCCGATCAGGAACGAATCTATCGGCTAATGAGCTTTACTTCGGGAACGGCGGCCAACATGGTACCGGATTTCGCTGAAGCCGTTATTCAAGGTTCCCCGACTCGGTTAGAGGCGCTCATCTCGGATTACCGGTTCTTTTCCGCCACTCATGAGCTCGAAAGCGAGAGCATGTCCGATTTAGCGTCATCTTCGGCTCATCGCGTCGCGATCCTCCGCATGCACGGAACATCCGCGCACGGCATGGCTCCGGAGACGGGCAATAACGCGGGAATGCGCTTGTTGACCTTTCTATACGGGCAATCGTTCGAAGGAGACGACCAACGGTTTATTAAGGGAGCGGTTGAATTGCTAGCAGGCGACACTTCGGGAGAAGCGCTCGGGATCGCATGCCGAGACGAAGCGACCGGGCCGTTAACCGTTAATGTCGGCTTGCTTCGATACGACCCGCTTGTCCGAGAAGCTTATTTTCACTTGAATATACGCTTCCCGGCCTGTACGAACGGCGAGACTATCGTATCGATGATCGAATCGAAGATCGGGGAGTACGGATTCGTAATAACTCCCCCGATCATTAAACCGCCGCATCAAGTGGCTGCCGACCATCCGATGATTAAAGCGTTGCAAGCCATTTATCGGGATCATACCGGTCAAGAAGCAACTCTTCTTTCGACTGGAGGCGGTACTTACGCTTGCAAGCTGGTGAACTGCGTCGCGTTCGGCCCTCTGTTCCCCGGAGAGTTTGACACTGCCCACCAGCAGGATGAATCCATCTCCATCGATAGTCTCCTGAAGGCGACGGCTATGTACGCCCAAGCCATCTTCGAAATGGCGAATTTAGAATATCCGGCGCACGAGGAAGGGGACGAACTCACGTGGAAATCAAAGTCGTCGAAAGACTAGATAGCGGTCACTGCTCGGCGGACTTAGCGGTCTATCTCGTTCTTGAAGGTGAGGCTTCGCTTACCGAGCTAGATTCCGAGCTAGATTTCGAGTTTGAGATCAAGCCATCCATGGCTACCGCCGGAAAAGTGACCTTGCTGTACGGGGCTCACGGCTCGCGTCACGCGGCGCTCGTCGGACTCGGCTCCGCCGATCGCCTCGATGCCGAGGTCATCCGGCGCGTGGCAGGCAGCGCTTCCCGGGCGATTGTCCGGGAAGGCTACCGAACGGTTGCCGTATTTTTGGATAAGCCGTCGGTAGAGCAGATGCCGGAAGCAACCGTCCAGGCATGGGCGGAAGGATGGCTGCTTGGCGGATATACGTTCGATAAATATAAAATGAACCCTCGGCAACCGACATTGGAACATCTTCTGCTAGTCTGCGGCTCGGGAAATGCTGAAGAGTTGGCGCATAGCGTGTCTAGGTCGGTGCTCCGCGCGGAAAGCGCTATGCTGGCGAGAGATTGGTGCAACGAGCCCGCTAACGTGATGACGCCGGAACGGCTAGTCGAGCAAACCGAGTTGTTATTCGCCGGACGGCCGAACGTCGGCTTGAAAATCTACCGAGGCGACGAGTTACGTCAGCACGAAATGAACGGCCTCTTGGCTGTTGGGCAAGGCAGTCGCCATCAACCTGCGCTAGTCGAGGTGACGTACTCTTCGAATCCCGCGTTGCCGATGATCGCGTTGATCGGTAAAGGCATGACGTTCGATATGGGCGGTATGAACGTCAAAACGGGACGGGATCTCAGCGAAGCCCGTTTCGATATGGGCGGCGCTTGCGCGGTCATCGGCGCGATGGATTACTTGATCCGCAGCGAAGCTTCCGTTAACGTCGTCTTATTGATCGCCGTCGCGGATAACGTACCGGGAGCAGGAGCTTTGCTCCCCTCCTCGATCATTCGCTATCCGAACGGCATGACCGTTCAGGTCGGCAACACCGATGCGGAAGGCAGGCTCATTCTCGCCGACGCCCTATTGCATGCTCGGCGTCTCGGAGCGAGCGAGATGATCGACATCGCTACGTTAACAGGGAGCGTCGGACATGCGCTCGGGTTACGCGTTGCCGGAGTATGGGGAGACGCGCGATGCACGGAGGCGCTTCGTTCAATCGGCGAGCATAACGGGGAACGGGTATGGCCGATGCCCCTCGTCGACGAAGATGAAGAATTGCTTCGCAGCGAATATGCCGATGTTAACAACATTAGCTCCAGCGCTTATGGCGGTGCCGTGGCAGCGGCTCTTTTCTTGCGGAAGTTCGCGGGGAACTCCGCCCGTTGGGCCCATATCGACATGGCGAACACCGTCCAAGCTTCAGCCGATAGAGGATACGAAATGGCCGGAGCAACGGGGTTCGGGGTACGTTTGCTAGTCGACTATGTCTTGCAGACGCAGGCGAGTCAGGATAATGCAAACCTCCGCTAGGAAAGCGCTTAGGATAGTTCTCGAAATCAATGCCATCCGCGCGCGTATCGAGCGTTAAAGCCGCGATATGCTTCGGAGCCGACCGAATCGAGCTCTTGACCGGCGTCTCCGGAAAATGGTCGATTCTTTCTCGGGCTCCTGAAGCATTTTCGCGCCCCTTTTACGCTATCCCATTCGCTCAGGAGTGCTCCCGTAGTCGCAAAAAGCGACTATAGAGCTCCACCCTCGGAGGAATCCCTCCTCATTGTCGCAAAAAGCGACTATAGAGCTCCACCCTCGGAGGAATCCCTCCTCATTGTCGCAAAAAGCGACTATAGAGCTCCACCCTCGGGGGAATCCCTCCTCATTGTCGCAAAAAGTGACTATAGAGCTCCACCCTCTGGAAAATCCCTCCTCATTGTCGCAAAAAGTGACTATAGAGCTCCACCCACTGGAAAATCCCTCCTCATTGTCGCAAAAAGCGACCATGAGACTCTCCTTCCAAAACAACCTCCACCTTGGCGCTTTCCTTTCTCTCGCATCAACAAATAACAGCGCTCCTTCATGCCCCATACCTGTGCCGCCTATGCTACTGAGCGAAAGGGATAACGGCAAAAGCCTCCTCGCATTATCCTCCGACATCGCATCTTCCGCATCTAATAGCATCGCTTTTTCCATGCCCATAAGCCGTACCATACGCCACTGAGCGAAAGGGATAACGGCAAAAGCCTCCTCACACTATCCTATGACATCGCGCCTCCCGCATCTAATAGCATCGCTTTTTCCATGCCCATAAGCCGTACCACATATGCCACTGAGCGAAAGGGATAACGGCGAAAGCCTTCTCGTTATTCTCGTTGTATCCTTGCCGCGTTTAACTCATTGCCCCCTCATTTCATCCTCGTTCAGAACTCTGGTACAATAACATCATTAGTATCAAGGAGCTGAACCCACATGAAAACAGAGATCATAACGAGATTCGCGAGATACGTGCAAGTGGATACTCAGTCTAACGAAAGCAGCCAGAATTGTCCGACTACCGAAGGCCAATTAACGCTTGGAAGAATGTTAGTAGAGGAACTGAAGGAAATCGGCATGGAGGAAGTCACGATCGATGCCAACGGCTACGTCATGGCAACCCTACCCGCCAATACCGATCAAGAAATCCCGACGATCGGCTTCCTCGCCCATATAGATACGGCGACCGATTTTACGGGAAAAGGGGTTAATCCTCAGCTTGTCGAGAACTACGATGGAATGGATATTGTCCTGAACGAAGCTCTAAATATCGTTCTATCTCCGAGGGATTTCCCGGAACTCTCCGGCTACAAAGGACAAACCCTGATCACGACGGACGGAACGACGCTTCTAGGGGCGGACGACAAAGCCGGCATGACCGAGATTATGACCGCGATGGCCTACTTGCTCAAACATCCGGAAATCAAGCACGGCCGTATTAGAGTCGCTTTCACCCCGGACGAGGAAATCGGGAGAGGCCCTCACCGGTTCGACGTCGCCGCATTCGACGCCAAATATGCCTACACGATGGATGGCGGTCCTCTAGGCGAGCTTCAGTACGAGAGCTTCAACGCCGCCGTCGCCCGAATTACGTGCACGGGAAAGATCGTTCATCCCGGTACGGCTAAAGGCAAGATGGTAAACTCGGCGAAGATCGCGATGGAAATCAACAACAGATTGCCCGCGGAAGAAGCCCCTGAGTATACGGAGGACTACGAAGGTTTCTTTCATCTGATCTCGATACAAGGGGACGTAGAGGAAACGAAGCTTCACTACATTATTCGGGACTTCGACCGGGAACGGTTCGAAGGAAGAAAAACCGAACTTATCGGCATCGTCGAGGAGCTAAAGGAGACTTACGGGGAAGATCGCATCTTGCTGGAGATCAAAGACCAATACTTCAATATGCGCGAGAAAATCGAGCCCGTCAAACATATCGTCGATATCGCCCACCAAGCGATGGTGAACCTCGGCATCGAGCCGATCGTACGTCCTATTCGCGGCGGAACCGACGGCTCCCAGCTATCTTACATGGGCTTGCCGACGCCGAACATCTTCACGGGCGGCGAAAATTACCATGGCCGATACGAGTATGTATCCGTTGATACGATGATCAAAGCGACTAACGTGATCATCGAGATCGTTAAGCTTTTTGAACAGGCAGGTCAGACGCGGTCGGCGGGTTAAATCGATAAACTTCAAGATCGATTAGTCCGTTCAAGCCGAACTCGACGCCTTCGTTTTCCAAATAGTGCTGCTGCATATACTTGGATTCCCCGTCCTGAATCGCGATTTCTCCTTTCACGTTCACGACTCTATGCCAAGGCAGGTCATGCTTCGCGCTCAGCGAATGCAGGATTCGAACGACCTGCCTGGCCCCTCTCGGGCTCCCCGCGGTTTCGGCGATTTGCCCGTACGTCATGACGTACCCTTCCGGTATTCCCTTGATAATCTCGACAACCCGTTTCGTAAATGGCTGCATGCGTCTATCCTCTCTCTACGATAAATAAGCTCCCGTAGCGGTCTGTTGAGCCGTATCCTGGCGTCTGCTCTTCCATCGAACGGTCGAATCTCCCATGAACGTTAGGGTAACCGCGATCATCGCGATCAAATAAACTCCAGCGAAAAGGTAAACCGTCAGTCGGAAATCGGATGCCGATTGGAACCACAGGAAGGTCATCAATCCCGCGCAGACGATCCACATCGCCCATAACAAGAAGTTTCTATGGAATCCGGATCGTGCCGTTTTATGCCCGTAGGCGTGCCATTCGCGAGTCGGGTCAATCTGGTGCAGCTTCGCTAACGCGGGTTCGATCACGTCTCTCAAATATCGGGCCAGCGTCTCGTGCTTGCGGTAACTGTACAATATCTGGGTCGTGAAAAACACCGATAGAAAAGGCGCGACGAGAAGCACATGCCGATATCCGTCATCCGCGAAAGCGACGGCGCACAGAAGCGCCAACAACGTGACCATATACGTTGCGAACCTTCCCCTCATGCGAATGCGCAGCTTGATTTCTCCCCTGATATCTTCCCTGACTTTTTCGTAGTGGCTTATTTTTTTGTCGTCTTCGCTCTGCAAGATCGCATGATGTTCGGTTTCCGTAACGGAGTATTCACTCATCGCGTTCTCCTCCAATGGACAGACATCGTAAGCCCATTCTAGCACATATCTTCGTTTCGATAACGTTTCATCGCAATCTCTCCGCGGGGGGATATTTTGTACCCTGTTCCTAAGCTGATCGTGAGACCGAGCTCCTTCAGTTTACGAACGTATATTTTGAACTTGTCCGGCTCCCATCCGATGTGATCGGCAAGCTCAGTCGCCCTCAGTCCCGGGTACTTTCCAATGATCCAGAGCATTTCGAAAGTCCAAGGTCCTCGGCGGCTTAGCTTGTCCATCTTCTCCAACTTGTTCCGCAGCTCCGCAAGCTCGGAATCCGTTAATTCATCCTGTTCCCTGAGCGTCTCCCTTGGATCCGACCCGGCATACCGAAGCGCGATCCGGTACATCGTCGTTCCTCCGAATTTGCCTAATTCCTTCCGCATCTCTTGACGGGAGGCGTACCCGGCGCGCGCGATCTCTTCATCCGCGATGTCACCCTCGGATACGGCTTCAATAGCCATTATCTCTACGACGCCAATCGGCGTGCGAAGTTGCGTACCCGCGTGTACCCGAGGTTTGTTCCACAAGCGGAAAGCAACGTCGATGCTTCCGGTTCTTATTCCCTCTAGTATCGGATCCCTAAATAACAAAACGATCTCCTCCTCCTAGTAACGTCCAAGCATTCGTTCCGCTTCGGTGCGGACTCGTTGCCTAAGCGCTTCCGGTTCCAGCACCTCGGCTTCCGATCCCCAACCCAGCACCCATTGCAGCACATCCTCGGGAGTCCTTACGCGCAGAACGACTAACAGACCATCGTGAACATCCTCCTTAGATACGATATAAAAATATTTGGCCTCCCTCACCCGATCCGCGATCCGCGGACTGGCAAGAACTCGTACTTCTATCGGACGGTCGTCCGCGGGAACGTATTTGCTCATGCGAAAATCTGGAGGAAACGCGAACGTTTCATCCAGATCCTGTAACCCCGTCATGCGGGATAGCCGAAAATGTCGAATCTCTTGGCGAAGCTCGCAAAAGCCTACCAATACCCATGAGCCATATACGAAAGATAACCCGTATGGACGAGCGGTACGTATGCTGTGACGGTGAGCCACCAATCCCGATTTTGCTTTCGTATAATCGAAGCTGACTTTACGCCGCATCAATATCGCCTCGCGAAGTTTAGCTACTCTCGCTCTCTCCGCTTCGTCGATGGCTTCCTCCAGGGTCGATGGCAGCTTGATCGTTTCACGCACTTCGTTTGCCGCCCTGCGGACGCTCTCGGGAAGCACGGCTTCGATTTTGCCGCGGGATGCCCTCGCCCGCTCCCCGTATTCCCGATCGAATCTTTGCTCGATGAAGTCGGCTCCGATCAGCAAAGCCACGGCTTCGTCCACCGAGAAACTTATCGGCGGCAGGAAGTATCCCTCCATTAAAGAATACCCCGTACCCGGCGCTCCGATAATCGGAACCCCCGCCTCGCTTAACGCTTGCACGTCGCGATAGATCGTCCGCACGCTCGTCTCGAACGTGCTCGCGAGATCCTC
Encoded proteins:
- a CDS encoding ABC transporter substrate-binding protein, with protein sequence MKKSWFTLIATVLMLSAVLSACSSSNNEKNAASSAPAGSASAENSLLTAPGTYPITNEKVTLKVMVRGNPLVEDFSTNEFTKWYEEKTNVHIEWEVVPEQSMQEKLNLVLASEDYPDVIFGMNVSPAQEMIYGSQGVFLPLNDLIESQGTQTKKLFADRPEIKDAITAPGGNIYSLPEINECYHCSQSQKMWIYEPWLEKLGLKMPTTTEELYNVLKAFKTQDPNGNGKADEIPLSISPKSWRSSIDAFLMNSFIYNPIYGTTKHLYVQDGKLDVSFTKPEWKEGLKYLNKMYSEGLIAPESFTQDDNQLIQIGENPDTVLLGASTGGHQGVFTQLLGESGRWSEYKTVPVLKGPAGVQYAPTDATSLTTGSFLITNKAKNPEVALRWADGLYEYEHTLRSNYGRPGEEWRDATEGEIGINGQPAKWSELKSFGEVQNVNWAQTGPALRSNEFRLSAVSKGEDDLEVILYNETKNNYEPYKAANIATVPPLFMTNEQATEVADLSKTVNDYVDEMLARFVIGDADIEKEWDTYVKTLDNMNLKHLLEVYQEAYNAQTK
- a CDS encoding alpha-L-fucosidase, which translates into the protein MSTREERTKLFLQDRFGMFIHWGLYSIPARGEWLRGNEKMTFEQYKVYFDEFDAARYDPRAWARAAKAAGQKYAVLTTKHHDGFCLFDSRLTDFKATNTPAGRDLIREYVDAFREEGISVGLYYSIIDWNHPDYPGYGDRIHPDRDNEASKDKPIDFDRYLTYMHGQVRELLTDYGKIDIMWFDFSYDNMTGEKWKATELIRMIRSIQPDIIIDNRLGGDIRAAEPEEYAGDFYSPEQIIPPGGIVDANGVSIPWEACITLNDNWGYHSTDREYKSSAQVIRTLVECVSKNGNLLLNVGPDAKGEMTRDSLNVLEEVGEWLRLNGESIYGCGISELAKPEWGRYTQRGNKLYAHVFDRGIGPIYFAGLKGKIKRARLLRDGSELKVELPWMAEQYSDIDSGAFINLKGAKLPDERDTVIELELLP
- a CDS encoding asparaginase, whose translation is MNELTGGAEPLVEEYRGGYLENIHYGHVCGVDDTGSIAYRSGDPEWITFMRSAAKPIQAIPFFLEGFDKKFGFTDEEQAIMMASHRALPYHVEALEGMLSKLGLDEEALVCKPTYPLDANARDTLVAEKKPQRRIYHNCSGKHLGVLSYCIGMGHSLEDYYSADHPAQKRIAAIAAELSECPIEDIRIGTDGCGFPVFGMPLRNMALAFLKLACPDLIEDGALREAVKKVTRLMNAYPTLISADYLICPNLLMDDNIVAKGGAKGIYCFALKKERLAFALKVVDGSEDEWPIAVASILEQIGYANQDTIARMYKIGSPDIRNDNGLIIGENRSVFTLRRGKEA
- a CDS encoding Sapep family Mn(2+)-dependent dipeptidase, which codes for MNGIDWTSEVKRRQEALLRDLSSLLAIPSVKDEASAAPGMPLGIESAKALAYMLELADREGLRTANLEGIVGYAEYGGDGSGDSESGNPGKGEYANKGNGEKGHNDYIAVLSHVDVVPASGEWTSPPYEPAIRDGRLYARGALDDKGPAIAALYGLLIVKELGLPLRHRIRIIIGTDEETGMNCMETYNRLERPPLAGFTPDADFPIVHAEKGQVNSRMTLRFADDSPPSAESEAELESKLESKSVSDQERIYRLMSFTSGTAANMVPDFAEAVIQGSPTRLEALISDYRFFSATHELESESMSDLASSSAHRVAILRMHGTSAHGMAPETGNNAGMRLLTFLYGQSFEGDDQRFIKGAVELLAGDTSGEALGIACRDEATGPLTVNVGLLRYDPLVREAYFHLNIRFPACTNGETIVSMIESKIGEYGFVITPPIIKPPHQVAADHPMIKALQAIYRDHTGQEATLLSTGGGTYACKLVNCVAFGPLFPGEFDTAHQQDESISIDSLLKATAMYAQAIFEMANLEYPAHEEGDELTWKSKSSKD
- a CDS encoding leucyl aminopeptidase family protein — protein: MEIKVVERLDSGHCSADLAVYLVLEGEASLTELDSELDFEFEIKPSMATAGKVTLLYGAHGSRHAALVGLGSADRLDAEVIRRVAGSASRAIVREGYRTVAVFLDKPSVEQMPEATVQAWAEGWLLGGYTFDKYKMNPRQPTLEHLLLVCGSGNAEELAHSVSRSVLRAESAMLARDWCNEPANVMTPERLVEQTELLFAGRPNVGLKIYRGDELRQHEMNGLLAVGQGSRHQPALVEVTYSSNPALPMIALIGKGMTFDMGGMNVKTGRDLSEARFDMGGACAVIGAMDYLIRSEASVNVVLLIAVADNVPGAGALLPSSIIRYPNGMTVQVGNTDAEGRLILADALLHARRLGASEMIDIATLTGSVGHALGLRVAGVWGDARCTEALRSIGEHNGERVWPMPLVDEDEELLRSEYADVNNISSSAYGGAVAAALFLRKFAGNSARWAHIDMANTVQASADRGYEMAGATGFGVRLLVDYVLQTQASQDNANLR
- the pepT gene encoding peptidase T; the protein is MKTEIITRFARYVQVDTQSNESSQNCPTTEGQLTLGRMLVEELKEIGMEEVTIDANGYVMATLPANTDQEIPTIGFLAHIDTATDFTGKGVNPQLVENYDGMDIVLNEALNIVLSPRDFPELSGYKGQTLITTDGTTLLGADDKAGMTEIMTAMAYLLKHPEIKHGRIRVAFTPDEEIGRGPHRFDVAAFDAKYAYTMDGGPLGELQYESFNAAVARITCTGKIVHPGTAKGKMVNSAKIAMEINNRLPAEEAPEYTEDYEGFFHLISIQGDVEETKLHYIIRDFDRERFEGRKTELIGIVEELKETYGEDRILLEIKDQYFNMREKIEPVKHIVDIAHQAMVNLGIEPIVRPIRGGTDGSQLSYMGLPTPNIFTGGENYHGRYEYVSVDTMIKATNVIIEIVKLFEQAGQTRSAG
- a CDS encoding MGMT family protein, whose amino-acid sequence is MQPFTKRVVEIIKGIPEGYVMTYGQIAETAGSPRGARQVVRILHSLSAKHDLPWHRVVNVKGEIAIQDGESKYMQQHYLENEGVEFGLNGLIDLEVYRFNPPTASDLPVQKA
- a CDS encoding ASCH domain-containing protein; this translates as MLFRDPILEGIRTGSIDVAFRLWNKPRVHAGTQLRTPIGVVEIMAIEAVSEGDIADEEIARAGYASRQEMRKELGKFGGTTMYRIALRYAGSDPRETLREQDELTDSELAELRNKLEKMDKLSRRGPWTFEMLWIIGKYPGLRATELADHIGWEPDKFKIYVRKLKELGLTISLGTGYKISPRGEIAMKRYRNEDMC